A single window of Marinobacter sp. LA51 DNA harbors:
- a CDS encoding ExbD/TolR family protein: protein MQLVEPRPSRPIPIRMTPLIDVVFILLVFFMLTSRLLPVGALELANATPDQRTEAGEPIPELTVGNDGQVLWLKRGQEKGQWFALNELIQTLAAAKVSEVSLGTRPQTTLGQFTQALTRLDAAGIETHWQRQPEQTP, encoded by the coding sequence ATGCAACTGGTTGAACCCCGGCCCAGCCGACCTATTCCCATTCGCATGACACCGCTGATTGATGTGGTGTTCATCCTTCTGGTGTTTTTCATGCTCACCAGCCGTTTATTGCCCGTGGGTGCACTGGAACTGGCCAATGCCACTCCGGACCAGCGCACCGAGGCCGGTGAGCCGATACCGGAACTGACCGTTGGCAACGACGGCCAGGTACTTTGGCTCAAAAGGGGGCAGGAAAAGGGGCAGTGGTTTGCACTGAACGAGCTGATCCAGACCCTTGCCGCAGCAAAGGTCAGCGAAGTCTCTCTGGGCACCCGCCCGCAAACCACACTGGGGCAGTTCACCCAGGCCCTGACCCGCCTGGACGCCGCCGGTATCGAAACCCATTGGCAACGACAACCTGAACAGACCCCATGA
- a CDS encoding MotA/TolQ/ExbB proton channel family protein, whose translation MPDSSLYSSAEPFNGPLAQLFEMGGPVMMVLAALAVIGFVTFLYLMLIGAFYAPRLTRHLKGFMKVWQQTPADAQPETSRQQAGAVGRLNPLLQLVLDTAKACQEQRDQARIRTTAARDAQQALQPFEAPLKIIEVIAALAPLLGLLGTVMGMIDAFGAMAASEGRANATQLSGGIYEALTTTAAGLVIAIPFAALAAWIEFRLRRLHATINSTLVTVLNGADGLELATAGPKNELGQEAGTGDSRAPQDFAARSRQRLAHATG comes from the coding sequence ATGCCAGATTCTTCCCTGTATTCATCGGCCGAGCCCTTCAACGGCCCGCTAGCCCAGCTGTTTGAGATGGGTGGGCCAGTGATGATGGTGCTTGCCGCCCTCGCAGTAATCGGGTTCGTAACCTTTCTCTATCTGATGCTGATCGGTGCTTTCTACGCACCACGCCTGACCCGCCATCTGAAAGGCTTCATGAAAGTTTGGCAACAAACACCCGCTGATGCCCAGCCCGAGACGAGCCGGCAGCAGGCCGGAGCCGTCGGCCGCCTTAACCCGTTGCTGCAACTGGTACTCGATACCGCCAAGGCCTGCCAGGAGCAGCGCGACCAGGCCCGTATCAGGACGACGGCGGCCCGGGACGCCCAGCAAGCACTGCAGCCATTTGAAGCCCCCCTGAAGATTATTGAAGTCATTGCCGCGCTTGCGCCGCTGCTGGGGTTGCTGGGTACGGTGATGGGCATGATCGACGCCTTTGGCGCCATGGCGGCATCCGAGGGCCGTGCCAACGCGACGCAACTCAGTGGTGGCATCTACGAGGCTTTGACCACCACCGCCGCTGGCCTGGTGATTGCCATTCCCTTTGCGGCCCTGGCCGCCTGGATCGAATTCCGGCTGCGCCGACTGCACGCCACCATCAACAGTACCCTGGTGACGGTCCTGAATGGCGCTGACGGCCTTGAGCTCGCGACAGCGGGACCGAAGAACGAGCTGGGGCAAGAAGCCGGCACAGGAGACAGCCGCGCGCCACAGGATTTTGCAGCACGCAGTCGACAGCGCCTGGCCCATGCAACTGGTTGA
- a CDS encoding sulfite exporter TauE/SafE family protein, which produces MEITLLPDSLSLPVAAFLLACSVLTSMITASLGAGGGVLLLVLMANWMPPAAIIPVHGMIQLGSNGGRALLTRKQVDWKVIGAFAPGVLVGAALGAWLLVDLPASAWQLTIALFVLFLCWGPALPKASFGNTGIFLASGLTSFISLFVGATGPLVAAFIKQIHRDRFTTVATFATAMTLQHAPKALVFTVAGFVFPDWLPFILAMIASGFAGTWLGLHVLKSLSNQWFHQAFNLILTALAARLLWQAGQSSGWW; this is translated from the coding sequence ATGGAAATAACTCTCCTGCCCGACAGCCTGAGCCTTCCGGTTGCGGCTTTCCTGTTGGCCTGTTCGGTCCTGACCTCAATGATCACCGCCAGCCTGGGCGCCGGCGGCGGGGTACTGTTGCTGGTACTGATGGCCAACTGGATGCCGCCCGCGGCAATCATCCCGGTGCATGGCATGATCCAGCTCGGCTCCAATGGCGGCCGCGCACTGCTGACTCGGAAACAAGTCGATTGGAAGGTGATTGGCGCCTTCGCGCCGGGTGTACTGGTGGGTGCGGCCCTGGGGGCCTGGCTACTGGTCGATCTGCCGGCCTCTGCCTGGCAACTGACCATCGCCCTGTTTGTGCTGTTTTTGTGCTGGGGACCGGCTCTGCCGAAAGCCTCGTTTGGTAACACGGGAATATTTCTGGCCTCGGGCCTGACCAGCTTCATCAGCCTGTTTGTCGGCGCCACCGGGCCACTGGTTGCGGCCTTTATCAAACAGATTCACCGCGACCGGTTCACCACCGTGGCCACCTTCGCCACCGCCATGACCTTGCAGCACGCGCCCAAGGCGCTGGTTTTCACGGTAGCGGGATTTGTGTTCCCGGATTGGCTGCCCTTCATCCTGGCGATGATTGCCAGTGGCTTTGCCGGAACCTGGCTGGGCCTGCACGTGCTCAAGTCACTCAGTAACCAGTGGTTTCACCAGGCTTTCAATCTGATTTTAACTGCCCTGGCCGCCCGGCTATTGTGGCAGGCTGGCCAGTCCTCAGGCTGGTGGTAA
- a CDS encoding sensor domain-containing diguanylate cyclase, which yields MMIRRWLGSLVNRAVVLVICFTLLSALVVTVVGALLSQSELEQQAKNQVSTIAQLLASEMDDSLARRLDTLSHVAKSFTMGEAVLTARASVLVRQQTALQHLFDGLYLIDVNGNILAENPESDGLTGFNVSHRDYFQNASQRLTPVISEPYVSIHQDQPAVMIAAPIFDHRQRFIGMIGGALLLSGENFMEEVSGLRIGETGYLGVATRSGITLAHGRTGQVMVPVRVENPVLKDAMEGFEGTRQTRNGDGVRTIMSVQQMDQVPWFVAAVWPAREAFAPITRMTDAFLWTLLGVFGVVTPFALWRFRRLMAPLQVLGQQINERHLGVRSAPVDVRGGREIQQVAEIFNTVMDEREDVLTSLAEREAFFRSLTQSAPIGIIQTDVLGRIDFVNPAFESLIGRPASELQHTYLIHGVYEADRDAVLSGWQQSLKSKEVFRGRFRIPSRGERDLIWGDVMSSVIETPDKTLGSITVIRDVSRELEVEEALREEQQRAENILSVLQEGVLMVDVEGRIRFANQTACQFLGAEGDCAQQNFFDLVEILSDDKVLTHNDFLTGGDIDSLYATLKNRNDGRYDIDLTVLHVRQGRYNERMVFVIRDDSERRRQEERLSWEATHDSLTHLLNRRAFSAALLKCQAEVTEPSARSVLMLIDLDHFKPVNDEGGHLLGDDLLKRLADLFKDTVRQSDTVARLGGDEFGIILPMCGLERAEALAERIRARVEGLRIEQDGRSFGVTASIGLTELAPGDSGPRDVMARADEGSYTAKSRGRNAVVLMPAPS from the coding sequence ATGATGATTAGACGCTGGCTCGGGAGTCTGGTGAACCGTGCGGTGGTGCTGGTGATTTGCTTCACCCTGTTGTCAGCGCTGGTCGTTACTGTGGTAGGTGCCTTGCTTAGCCAGAGTGAGCTTGAGCAGCAGGCGAAAAATCAGGTGTCCACCATTGCCCAATTGCTGGCGAGTGAGATGGACGACAGTCTGGCGCGCCGGTTGGACACTCTCAGCCATGTAGCCAAAAGCTTCACCATGGGCGAGGCCGTGCTGACCGCTCGAGCCAGTGTGCTCGTCCGTCAGCAAACCGCCCTCCAACATCTGTTCGATGGTTTGTACCTGATTGATGTTAATGGGAATATTCTGGCAGAAAACCCCGAATCCGACGGTTTGACCGGCTTCAATGTCAGTCACCGTGACTATTTTCAGAATGCGTCCCAGCGCTTGACGCCAGTCATAAGCGAACCCTATGTCTCTATCCATCAGGACCAGCCGGCAGTGATGATTGCTGCGCCGATTTTCGATCACCGTCAGAGATTTATCGGGATGATTGGTGGTGCCCTGCTGCTGAGCGGCGAAAATTTCATGGAGGAAGTTTCCGGCCTTCGTATTGGCGAAACCGGCTACCTGGGCGTGGCCACCCGCAGCGGTATCACCCTTGCTCATGGACGGACTGGCCAGGTGATGGTGCCTGTGCGTGTCGAGAATCCGGTGCTCAAGGACGCCATGGAAGGGTTTGAAGGTACCCGGCAAACCCGCAATGGCGACGGCGTCCGTACCATCATGTCGGTACAGCAGATGGATCAAGTGCCCTGGTTTGTCGCGGCGGTATGGCCGGCTCGGGAAGCTTTTGCACCGATTACCCGGATGACTGATGCCTTCCTGTGGACGCTGCTCGGTGTTTTCGGCGTTGTGACACCGTTTGCACTCTGGCGTTTCCGACGGCTGATGGCGCCGCTTCAGGTTCTGGGCCAGCAAATCAATGAACGACACCTTGGGGTTCGTTCTGCGCCGGTGGATGTCCGCGGTGGTCGGGAAATCCAGCAGGTGGCTGAGATTTTCAATACCGTCATGGACGAGCGCGAAGATGTACTGACGTCGCTGGCGGAGCGGGAGGCCTTTTTCCGTTCCCTGACCCAAAGCGCACCGATCGGCATTATCCAGACCGATGTCCTTGGTCGCATCGATTTCGTGAACCCGGCCTTTGAGAGCCTCATCGGGCGCCCTGCATCCGAACTCCAGCACACCTATCTGATCCACGGTGTCTATGAAGCCGACCGGGACGCGGTACTGAGCGGCTGGCAACAGTCATTGAAGAGTAAGGAAGTGTTCCGGGGCCGATTCCGTATTCCAAGTCGCGGCGAGCGGGACCTGATCTGGGGTGATGTGATGAGCTCGGTGATCGAAACACCGGACAAGACCCTGGGCAGCATTACCGTTATTCGGGACGTGTCCCGGGAGTTGGAGGTGGAAGAGGCTCTGCGCGAGGAGCAACAGCGCGCCGAAAATATTCTCAGTGTGCTCCAGGAAGGTGTGTTGATGGTGGATGTTGAAGGCCGGATCCGGTTCGCCAACCAGACTGCCTGCCAGTTCCTCGGCGCCGAAGGCGACTGTGCCCAGCAGAATTTCTTTGATCTGGTGGAGATACTGAGTGACGACAAGGTTCTGACCCACAATGATTTTCTGACTGGTGGCGATATCGACAGCCTGTACGCCACCCTGAAGAATCGCAACGACGGTCGTTACGATATCGATCTGACCGTGCTTCATGTTCGTCAGGGCCGGTATAACGAACGTATGGTGTTCGTGATCCGGGATGACAGCGAACGCCGTCGCCAGGAAGAGCGCCTGTCCTGGGAAGCCACCCACGACAGTCTGACCCACCTGCTTAATCGCAGGGCTTTCAGTGCCGCCCTACTCAAATGCCAGGCAGAAGTGACCGAGCCATCGGCACGCTCGGTGCTGATGCTGATCGATCTGGATCATTTCAAGCCGGTAAACGACGAAGGCGGTCACCTGCTCGGTGACGACCTGCTCAAGCGTCTGGCCGACCTGTTCAAGGACACGGTTCGACAGTCGGACACCGTGGCTCGGCTGGGTGGTGATGAGTTCGGCATTATTCTGCCCATGTGTGGGTTGGAGCGGGCGGAGGCCCTGGCCGAACGCATTCGGGCGCGGGTTGAGGGCTTGCGGATCGAACAGGACGGTCGAAGCTTTGGTGTCACCGCCAGTATCGGGTTGACCGAACTCGCTCCCGGTGACAGTGGGCCGCGGGACGTCATGGCCCGGGCCGATGAGGGCTCCTACACCGCCAAGTCCCGCGGTCGCAACGCCGTGGTGCTGATGCCAGCTCCGTCTTGA
- a CDS encoding ExbD/TolR family protein, with product MTDLVPPPFSSGKTLMERVEDALLPLINLVFLLLMFFIVAGQIADEPLPELPTAETGAQQQEPRADLSVTSNGDWQIAGQVLNTERLLASLPPADPQQPLTVAAAEGLAMTKLESLFRVLENAGYTEILLLTEPAS from the coding sequence ATGACCGACCTGGTTCCACCACCGTTCAGCTCAGGCAAGACCTTGATGGAGCGCGTGGAAGATGCGCTATTGCCCCTGATCAATCTGGTGTTCCTGCTGCTGATGTTTTTTATCGTGGCCGGCCAGATTGCCGATGAACCGCTGCCCGAGCTGCCCACGGCCGAGACCGGAGCGCAGCAGCAGGAGCCCCGGGCCGATCTATCGGTGACCAGCAATGGCGACTGGCAAATCGCCGGTCAAGTCCTGAACACGGAACGCCTCCTTGCGTCGCTGCCGCCGGCAGATCCACAACAGCCGTTGACCGTCGCCGCGGCCGAAGGCCTGGCCATGACCAAACTGGAGAGCCTGTTCAGGGTCCTCGAGAACGCCGGTTACACGGAAATTCTGCTGTTGACGGAACCGGCCTCATGA
- a CDS encoding amidase, with protein sequence MKQSEYLRYDATALADLIQRGEVTPREVCEAAIDRATRVNGSLNAICHPQFTEALEQEFPASAAFSGVPLLLKDLAQEQAGHPCTYGSRSLTRNIASQDSEFVRRAREAGLVFLGRTATPEFGLKAVTESELWGPSRNPWQTECTPGGSSGGSGAAVAAGVVPMAGANDGGGSIRIPAAYNGLFGLKPSRGRISSGPLVGEAWTGASSDHVVSRTVRDSAAMLDVLGGSAPGDPFQIPAPEGRYRDLIQQSPGTLKIGVFTASPYGTDVAPDCVAAVEATARVLENLGHEVEYARPDYDGIALARCYLGLYFGEVSAMMARAREEFGAGDDSFELDTRLIGMLGNTMPLPDYVRRRQRWNDFSRALGAFFGRYDLYLCPTTGQLPARIGELDTPAHLKLVAKVMLALKAGKLVHRTGQVDQMAMESLARTPFTQLANLTGTPAMSVPMHWTQSGLPVGVQFGGRHGDEARLLQLAAQLEEANPWFGQYERLDNEFDG encoded by the coding sequence ATGAAGCAATCAGAATATCTGAGGTATGACGCTACCGCACTGGCGGATTTGATTCAGCGCGGCGAAGTAACGCCCCGGGAAGTGTGTGAGGCGGCTATAGACCGGGCAACCCGGGTCAACGGCTCGCTGAACGCCATCTGCCACCCCCAGTTCACAGAAGCCCTGGAACAGGAGTTTCCGGCCTCGGCGGCGTTCTCGGGAGTGCCGCTGTTGCTCAAGGACCTGGCTCAGGAGCAGGCGGGTCATCCCTGCACCTATGGCAGCCGGAGCCTGACCCGGAATATTGCGTCTCAGGATTCCGAGTTTGTCCGGCGTGCCCGGGAGGCTGGCCTGGTGTTCCTGGGCCGCACCGCGACTCCGGAATTCGGGCTCAAAGCGGTGACCGAGTCTGAGCTGTGGGGGCCATCGCGTAACCCGTGGCAAACCGAATGCACCCCCGGTGGTTCCAGTGGTGGTTCCGGTGCGGCGGTGGCTGCGGGGGTGGTGCCCATGGCCGGTGCCAACGATGGCGGCGGCTCCATTCGCATTCCGGCGGCCTACAACGGCCTGTTCGGTCTCAAACCCTCCCGGGGCCGCATTTCCAGTGGCCCGTTGGTGGGTGAGGCCTGGACGGGCGCCTCTTCTGACCATGTGGTCAGCCGCACGGTTCGCGATAGCGCGGCCATGCTGGATGTCCTCGGTGGCTCGGCCCCCGGCGATCCTTTTCAAATCCCGGCGCCAGAGGGCCGGTATCGGGATCTGATCCAGCAGTCTCCGGGCACCCTGAAGATCGGTGTGTTCACGGCATCGCCCTACGGGACCGACGTGGCTCCGGACTGCGTTGCCGCCGTGGAAGCCACGGCGCGGGTGCTGGAAAACCTGGGTCACGAGGTGGAATACGCCCGCCCGGATTACGACGGCATCGCGCTGGCTCGCTGCTACCTCGGGCTCTACTTTGGCGAGGTGTCCGCGATGATGGCCCGGGCTCGCGAGGAGTTTGGTGCCGGGGATGACAGCTTTGAGCTGGATACCCGGCTGATCGGGATGCTGGGCAACACCATGCCGTTGCCTGATTACGTTCGGCGCCGTCAGCGCTGGAATGACTTTTCCCGTGCCCTGGGTGCTTTCTTTGGCCGTTATGATCTCTATCTGTGTCCGACCACCGGCCAGCTTCCGGCCCGGATCGGCGAGCTGGATACACCGGCGCACCTGAAACTGGTGGCCAAAGTGATGTTGGCGCTGAAAGCGGGGAAGCTGGTGCACCGCACCGGCCAGGTGGATCAGATGGCGATGGAGAGCCTGGCTCGCACGCCGTTTACCCAGCTGGCTAACCTGACAGGCACCCCGGCGATGTCGGTTCCCATGCACTGGACCCAGTCCGGTTTACCGGTTGGGGTCCAGTTTGGTGGCCGCCACGGTGATGAAGCCCGGCTGCTGCAACTAGCCGCCCAGCTGGAAGAAGCAAACCCCTGGTTTGGCCAATACGAGCGCCTGGATAACGAATTTGACGGCTAG